A stretch of the Thermofilum adornatum genome encodes the following:
- a CDS encoding YchF-related putative GTPase, with the protein MVIQVGIVGKPNTGKSTFFAAATLIDVKRAPYPFTTINPNIGIGYVKTQCVCRELGVKDNPRNSICIDGWRFVPVELIDVAGLVPGAWQGRGLGNMFLDHLRRAPVLIHVVDASGSTNEEGQPVPPGTHDPLKDVAFLEKELEMWVYQILSKDWEKISKLIDFQKNYEELYAKFTGLGISASIVDQAIDELGLRGKKATSWSQENLLDLVRFLLKKAKPIVIAANKADIDVSIDNIKRMQQELGDRYIVVPTSAEAELALRKADKAGLIRYLPGDGDFEITGDPTSDQRKALEYIREKVLKRWGSTGVQEAINKAVFEKLGMIVVFPVENEKTFSDSKGNVLPDAFLVKGDATPRDLAFEIHTEIGKRFAFAIDARTGRRLSSNDKLTHRMVIKIVTSH; encoded by the coding sequence ATTGTGATTCAAGTTGGCATAGTAGGGAAGCCCAACACTGGTAAGTCAACATTTTTCGCGGCAGCTACACTGATAGACGTAAAGAGAGCACCCTATCCCTTCACTACCATAAATCCAAACATTGGCATTGGCTATGTAAAAACCCAATGCGTCTGCCGGGAACTAGGAGTCAAAGACAACCCCCGCAACTCTATATGCATCGACGGGTGGAGATTCGTCCCAGTCGAACTCATCGACGTGGCCGGCCTTGTTCCTGGAGCATGGCAGGGAAGAGGCCTAGGTAACATGTTTCTAGACCACCTTAGACGCGCACCCGTACTCATCCACGTGGTCGATGCAAGTGGGTCCACCAACGAGGAGGGACAGCCCGTCCCGCCCGGCACACATGACCCCTTGAAGGACGTTGCTTTCCTTGAAAAAGAGCTCGAAATGTGGGTCTACCAGATTCTCAGCAAGGACTGGGAGAAAATATCTAAACTCATAGATTTCCAGAAAAACTATGAGGAGCTGTATGCAAAGTTTACAGGCCTCGGGATAAGCGCAAGCATTGTTGACCAAGCAATAGACGAGCTTGGGCTGAGAGGTAAAAAGGCAACTAGCTGGTCGCAGGAAAACTTGCTAGACCTTGTAAGGTTTCTGCTTAAAAAAGCAAAACCCATCGTCATAGCTGCGAACAAGGCGGATATTGATGTTTCCATTGACAATATAAAAAGGATGCAACAGGAGCTAGGAGACAGATACATTGTGGTGCCTACATCTGCAGAAGCAGAACTAGCTCTGAGAAAAGCGGACAAGGCTGGACTAATCCGATACTTGCCTGGAGACGGCGACTTTGAGATAACTGGCGACCCAACAAGCGATCAAAGGAAAGCACTCGAGTATATACGTGAAAAAGTCCTCAAGCGTTGGGGGTCCACGGGTGTCCAGGAAGCAATAAACAAGGCCGTCTTTGAGAAGCTCGGAATGATAGTTGTCTTCCCAGTTGAGAATGAAAAAACCTTTTCTGACTCTAAGGGAAATGTGCTACCCGACGCTTTTCTCGTAAAGGGAGACGCTACCCCGAGGGATCTCGCCTTCGAAATCCATACAGAGATAGGAAAACGCTTTGCCTTTGCCATTGACGCTAGGACAGGCAGAAGGCTTTCAAGCAACGATAAACTGACGCACAGAATGGTAATAAAAATTGTAACCTCCCATTAA
- a CDS encoding Gfo/Idh/MocA family protein: MSLSVGVIGVGRWGRNHVRVLSSLKDLVDRLVIVDADAERAKNTANMFKADTYYVSLEDFLKNEKELDAAVVAVPTVYHFKVASRILEYTNVIVEKPLAATLEEGYSLLEKAEKQGRKLAVGHIERFNPIVEATYSLVKGKDILSIDAKRLGPGPATNYTLNLGVAHDLLVHDIDVSNMFMENLPTGVFSYKFHKEDFPYEVEIAAFYSYPDGKFASLIASWRTAPSYKHRSLTIRTEDKVLRVDYILRRIIVDKGVEQIPRDGLETSVFSENSYIEISYLQEEPLKAELRNFLEAVKNNKKPKVDGLIGYVALKCIVKALEASEKGQIVKIDWNDIQRFL, from the coding sequence ATGAGCCTAAGTGTTGGAGTTATCGGTGTTGGGAGATGGGGGCGCAACCACGTGCGTGTGCTTTCTTCTCTAAAGGATCTCGTAGACAGGCTCGTCATAGTTGATGCCGACGCTGAGCGTGCTAAAAACACAGCTAACATGTTTAAGGCAGACACATACTATGTTTCCCTAGAAGATTTCCTTAAAAATGAAAAGGAACTTGACGCGGCAGTAGTAGCTGTCCCTACTGTTTACCACTTCAAAGTTGCATCTAGAATCCTGGAATACACGAATGTGATAGTAGAGAAACCATTGGCGGCAACACTTGAGGAGGGGTATAGTCTACTTGAAAAAGCAGAGAAACAAGGTAGAAAGCTGGCAGTCGGACATATCGAGAGATTCAACCCCATCGTGGAGGCAACATACAGTCTCGTCAAGGGAAAAGATATACTAAGCATAGATGCAAAAAGGCTTGGTCCCGGACCTGCGACAAACTATACGTTAAATCTAGGGGTCGCCCACGACCTATTAGTCCATGACATAGATGTCTCAAATATGTTTATGGAGAATCTCCCCACAGGTGTTTTTTCATACAAGTTTCACAAGGAGGACTTCCCCTACGAGGTCGAGATAGCGGCTTTCTACAGCTATCCAGACGGAAAATTTGCCTCCCTTATTGCAAGCTGGAGAACAGCGCCAAGCTACAAGCACAGAAGCCTCACAATCAGAACAGAAGACAAAGTGCTTAGGGTAGACTACATCTTGAGGAGGATTATCGTCGACAAGGGTGTTGAGCAGATTCCACGGGATGGGCTTGAAACCTCTGTTTTTTCTGAGAACAGCTACATTGAGATTTCATATTTGCAGGAGGAGCCTCTAAAGGCAGAGCTAAGAAACTTTCTGGAAGCTGTAAAGAATAACAAAAAGCCAAAGGTGGACGGCTTAATAGGCTATGTCGCACTCAAGTGCATAGTGAAGGCTCTAGAGGCATCAGAGAAAGGACAAATAGTCAAAATAGATTGGAACGATATACAGCGATTCCTATAG
- a CDS encoding NAD(P)/FAD-dependent oxidoreductase, which yields MYDALVVGAGPAGLMYSRVLAAKGFKVAVVEKNEQLAVKPCGEGISARVLKTAEIEKSDYNRFISHVIKGAVIVAPNGKEVIVKEEGEMGYVIDKKNFLRVMGEYSASTGAEIYMKEPVKELTFQKDHWLVKTRTMELEAKLLVGADGYLSFVSRTLGLEKPGERKVIPAIQYVMPNVDVHDPDMTYFFLGNDVAPKGYVWIFPKDGRLANVGIGVQGAAPKAYLDKFIKMHPEIFKKVDILEFRGAAVTIGGMLSEIVTDHAILIGEAAGQVIPLTGGGIHTSIAGGKIAAEVTAKALEEGNLSKQRLSEYKDKYNEYWGKRIKDSLKGLHAIEKLSDDELNQLAEILSPEDVVNLANGENVASVAVKLLKHPLFSIKLARALLS from the coding sequence ATGTACGACGCATTAGTGGTTGGAGCTGGACCAGCCGGTCTCATGTATTCCCGTGTACTGGCCGCCAAGGGTTTTAAGGTTGCCGTCGTGGAGAAAAATGAACAGCTAGCCGTCAAGCCTTGCGGCGAGGGCATAAGCGCACGTGTCCTCAAAACTGCCGAGATAGAAAAATCTGACTATAACCGATTCATTTCTCATGTAATTAAGGGGGCAGTGATTGTTGCTCCGAATGGAAAAGAGGTCATTGTAAAAGAAGAGGGGGAAATGGGCTACGTAATCGATAAAAAGAATTTTCTCAGAGTGATGGGCGAATACTCAGCCTCTACGGGAGCAGAAATATACATGAAAGAGCCTGTCAAAGAACTCACATTCCAAAAAGACCACTGGCTAGTCAAGACGCGTACAATGGAGCTCGAAGCAAAGCTTTTGGTGGGCGCAGACGGCTATTTATCCTTCGTCTCGCGGACCTTGGGCCTGGAGAAGCCGGGCGAGAGAAAAGTCATCCCAGCCATTCAGTACGTGATGCCTAATGTTGATGTCCACGACCCAGACATGACCTATTTCTTCCTTGGCAACGATGTGGCACCAAAGGGCTACGTGTGGATCTTTCCAAAGGACGGACGCCTAGCAAACGTTGGCATAGGCGTCCAGGGGGCAGCGCCCAAGGCGTATCTAGACAAGTTCATCAAAATGCATCCAGAGATCTTCAAGAAAGTCGACATACTGGAGTTCAGGGGCGCAGCCGTGACAATAGGTGGGATGCTAAGCGAAATCGTGACAGACCACGCGATACTAATAGGTGAGGCCGCGGGACAAGTCATTCCTTTAACCGGTGGAGGCATTCATACCTCTATCGCTGGAGGAAAAATAGCCGCCGAAGTCACAGCGAAGGCCCTTGAAGAAGGCAACCTGTCCAAACAAAGGCTGTCAGAGTACAAGGACAAGTATAATGAATACTGGGGTAAGCGAATAAAGGACAGCCTTAAAGGCCTGCACGCGATTGAGAAGCTTTCAGACGACGAGCTCAACCAGCTAGCAGAAATATTGTCACCGGAGGACGTGGTAAACCTAGCAAATGGGGAAAACGTTGCCTCGGTAGCTGTGAAACTACTTAAGCATCCACTATTCAGTATAAAGCTGGCCCGAGCCTTGCTTAGCTAA
- a CDS encoding winged helix-turn-helix transcriptional regulator, with amino-acid sequence MYMDVDMFWEDVEKRVKKVIDGVEETLKVMLENKKLTVEEAQEILDSLAPSFSLLARKGVLQILYTLLLLGPCTFTELLESSKVNRRTLSFRLKQLQREAMITRYIETVDRERQGKTLYVLTEKGRSAALLAIPLIYYISKMHKSSSLHNSL; translated from the coding sequence ATGTACATGGATGTGGACATGTTCTGGGAAGACGTCGAGAAAAGAGTGAAAAAGGTCATCGATGGGGTAGAAGAGACACTCAAGGTCATGCTTGAAAACAAGAAGTTAACAGTTGAGGAGGCACAGGAAATCTTGGATTCTCTTGCTCCAAGTTTTTCCCTGCTTGCTAGAAAAGGTGTTCTGCAGATTCTATACACATTGTTGCTTCTGGGACCATGCACGTTTACAGAGCTTCTAGAATCCTCAAAGGTAAATCGCAGAACGCTCTCTTTTCGGCTGAAACAGCTTCAACGTGAAGCAATGATAACTAGATATATAGAGACGGTCGACAGGGAGAGGCAAGGAAAGACTCTCTATGTATTGACAGAGAAGGGGAGGTCTGCGGCGCTCCTTGCCATCCCCCTTATCTACTACATATCGAAGATGCATAAATCTTCTAGTCTCCATAACTCGCTATAG
- a CDS encoding ATP-binding protein — protein MSETLYHYMRKAFSREAFGLSGDLAIFTPFSILSPPEETHGFILGRDDRGREVRVNPSKLPNMHGVIVGSTGSGKSTLARHILLQAQKMGIKEWVIDPHSEKSYTSIMDTRLELTVEKIYFMEHPGWSPEELASELSYYLEKIYAFPGYRSILREILAKCFEEKSLYPFERVKNEDPNLKRIYDDLRKLYSEDGFKIRELAEKNLHITFPTLVSRELHATASQILLLLLEGYMRSLGSRNRVDLIVVLEEAHLLKDYFLRLFKEIRKFGLSILAVTQLPREFDPRIFQLAGYVVALSGPESYIADIASLFSLGREEFDHIAFGTRGNALLFRSGDPRPRRIVLEIDPFVL, from the coding sequence ATGAGCGAAACCCTTTATCATTACATGAGAAAAGCCTTTTCACGCGAGGCTTTCGGTCTATCAGGCGACCTAGCAATATTCACCCCTTTCAGTATACTGTCTCCCCCAGAAGAAACTCATGGGTTTATACTAGGCCGAGACGATAGAGGAAGAGAAGTCAGGGTTAACCCCTCCAAATTGCCTAACATGCATGGAGTAATCGTAGGATCCACTGGTTCAGGAAAATCAACACTTGCTAGACATATCCTCTTGCAGGCCCAGAAAATGGGCATAAAGGAGTGGGTAATAGACCCACACAGCGAAAAATCCTATACAAGCATAATGGACACGAGACTAGAGCTCACCGTGGAAAAAATATACTTCATGGAACACCCTGGCTGGAGCCCCGAAGAGCTTGCCAGCGAGCTTTCCTATTACCTCGAGAAAATATATGCATTTCCCGGGTATAGGAGCATTCTAAGAGAAATCCTAGCTAAATGCTTTGAAGAGAAAAGTCTGTATCCGTTCGAAAGAGTAAAAAATGAGGATCCCAACCTCAAACGTATATATGATGATCTGCGAAAACTCTATTCCGAGGACGGCTTCAAAATAAGAGAGCTCGCTGAAAAGAACCTCCACATTACGTTTCCGACCTTAGTCTCGCGAGAGCTTCATGCCACTGCTTCACAGATTTTACTTCTCCTACTAGAAGGATATATGAGGAGTCTTGGTTCTAGAAATAGGGTGGACCTAATAGTTGTCCTAGAAGAGGCACATCTGCTAAAAGACTACTTCCTAAGACTATTCAAGGAGATACGAAAGTTCGGCCTGAGCATACTTGCCGTCACACAGCTCCCCCGAGAATTTGACCCAAGGATCTTCCAGCTAGCAGGATACGTGGTGGCGCTCTCTGGACCCGAGAGCTACATTGCTGACATAGCTTCCCTATTTTCGCTTGGCAGAGAAGAATTTGACCACATAGCTTTTGGAACCAGGGGGAACGCTCTTCTTTTTAGGTCTGGAGACCCAAGGCCTAGGAGAATAGTTCTTGAAATAGATCCTTTTGTTCTATAG
- a CDS encoding tetratricopeptide repeat protein — MDIFIIASGIAAYLALGSIYWSLGQRQTALKYFEDATVSLALIFIVQLIFSITSELASMAGLNINLWNSLEVSNICSTASGIFWDASRKAVDMLFFVETEKAILASTPLTAPLVSVLSGATGWSLSELSLVAIFYMHFSFVAQVFSMVSSYLFALGTTLTPIPRLRKIGISLVSLYLSTSLAIAFSSQVTAEALSKIRVPQAINPTDWINIAGIIGDAAVELGRSLTLSIFASTLATIGGIGLASIFDTVMISVLRT; from the coding sequence ATGGATATATTCATAATTGCCTCCGGCATTGCAGCTTATCTGGCCCTTGGTTCTATTTACTGGAGCCTTGGACAGAGGCAGACAGCTTTGAAATATTTCGAAGATGCCACTGTATCCCTCGCCTTAATCTTTATCGTGCAACTGATTTTTTCTATAACCTCTGAATTAGCCAGCATGGCCGGGTTAAATATTAATCTCTGGAACAGTTTGGAAGTCAGCAATATATGCTCGACTGCCTCAGGAATTTTCTGGGATGCAAGCAGAAAAGCTGTAGACATGCTCTTTTTTGTAGAGACCGAAAAAGCTATTCTCGCTAGTACACCACTAACGGCTCCTCTTGTCAGCGTATTGTCTGGAGCTACTGGCTGGAGCCTCTCAGAGCTAAGTCTAGTAGCAATATTCTACATGCATTTCTCGTTCGTTGCACAGGTATTTTCCATGGTCTCTTCTTACTTGTTTGCTCTTGGCACTACCTTGACACCTATACCAAGGCTTAGAAAAATTGGAATATCCCTGGTATCCCTCTATCTTTCTACCTCGCTTGCAATAGCTTTTTCCTCTCAGGTAACAGCCGAGGCACTCTCGAAGATAAGGGTACCTCAAGCCATCAATCCTACGGACTGGATAAATATTGCTGGAATCATTGGCGACGCCGCTGTTGAGCTTGGGCGTTCACTGACTCTTAGCATTTTTGCGTCTACTCTAGCAACGATTGGCGGGATAGGCTTGGCCTCGATATTTGACACGGTAATGATTAGCGTCTTGAGAACATGA
- a CDS encoding ParA family protein, with protein sequence MSDIVAFGSGYKGGTGKSVLSSLVGYTLAVNGRKVLLVDLGEYGSSTNLCLEEDPGPPYLSDFFWGKATWRDVIVESSYSSNLWIAPSSKEQGPIDAESLEYLLDNASKYVDYVILDLPSYPGTLLDPIVLLADIIVLVTNPDRLSILAVKNWISTRPFAKNNILKIPVLNKYHSLLHKWLDKMREEYGVVFPISFDPALTFTFTETIKEAYSLISKRTREEVMLLVQRINKPLLKVTG encoded by the coding sequence ATGAGCGATATTGTTGCCTTTGGAAGTGGCTATAAAGGTGGAACAGGAAAAAGTGTACTATCGAGTTTGGTTGGATATACGCTTGCTGTGAATGGGAGAAAGGTTCTGCTAGTCGACTTGGGCGAGTACGGTAGTAGCACAAACCTTTGCCTAGAGGAAGATCCCGGACCCCCATACTTGTCAGATTTCTTTTGGGGAAAAGCCACGTGGAGAGACGTCATAGTTGAAAGCAGTTATTCGTCCAACCTCTGGATAGCTCCAAGCTCCAAGGAACAAGGACCAATAGACGCGGAAAGCCTAGAATACCTACTGGACAACGCTAGTAAATATGTGGACTACGTAATACTCGACCTGCCGTCTTATCCAGGGACACTTCTTGACCCCATAGTGTTGCTAGCAGACATAATTGTACTTGTAACCAACCCAGATAGGCTCTCTATACTTGCTGTAAAAAACTGGATATCTACGCGTCCCTTTGCCAAAAACAATATCTTAAAAATTCCTGTTTTGAACAAATACCACTCTCTCTTGCACAAATGGCTGGACAAGATGCGAGAGGAGTACGGTGTAGTATTTCCCATAAGCTTTGACCCGGCTTTGACATTTACTTTTACAGAGACAATAAAGGAAGCCTACAGCCTAATAAGTAAAAGAACCAGGGAAGAGGTCATGCTACTTGTACAGAGAATAAACAAGCCCCTCCTAAAGGTGACTGGATAA
- a CDS encoding ATPase, T2SS/T4P/T4SS family codes for MKIKFRFKDKKEKELIPVEDSIPRDSILIDKNPLGALFIRDSTLSVIPFKDDDVWGPLGALFASDKVEEAWIFKDKIIATLSNLGRIQLSLDNLDIRVEDIISRLIAHTGVNVSFRNPRGVAEYGNWRIAIQLHSGGQLHVVATKIKKVPPITEILPPEISVKLLLLILRPSTVIISGPPGSGKTTLLSSIVGTLGQLFPWLHIAIVEKYRELDFQGGWFSHVVSEDIAEGVRYSMRYLRPDLLVVGEIMAEDFWSLLEPSRAGIPTLTTFHAPSVEKAVRTLSDALQVHLKGSPNVYTYLDIIVNTKKLVTIDGVKRFVNAIYISDGQRILPIYLDGQPVDDKLLEKALPDKLYIGDTKQVEETLLRHLVKTHVDNRVQAKVT; via the coding sequence ATGAAGATAAAGTTTAGATTCAAAGATAAAAAAGAAAAAGAACTTATCCCAGTAGAGGACTCTATTCCAAGAGACTCGATACTTATAGACAAAAATCCCTTGGGCGCCCTGTTTATACGGGACTCCACACTGTCTGTGATTCCATTCAAGGATGACGACGTTTGGGGCCCATTGGGAGCTCTCTTCGCATCCGACAAGGTTGAGGAAGCCTGGATATTCAAAGACAAAATAATTGCGACGCTCAGTAATCTTGGTCGAATACAGCTCTCGCTAGACAATCTCGACATACGGGTCGAGGACATAATTTCTCGTCTAATTGCTCATACAGGTGTAAATGTTTCCTTTAGAAACCCGCGCGGCGTCGCCGAGTACGGTAACTGGAGGATAGCTATACAGCTCCACTCCGGCGGACAACTACACGTTGTAGCTACAAAGATAAAAAAGGTGCCGCCAATCACGGAGATCCTTCCCCCAGAGATAAGTGTAAAACTCCTCTTGTTGATCTTAAGGCCTAGCACAGTTATTATTAGTGGGCCCCCAGGAAGCGGAAAGACAACATTACTAAGTAGCATAGTGGGGACTCTAGGTCAGCTATTCCCCTGGCTCCACATAGCCATAGTCGAAAAATACAGGGAACTCGACTTTCAAGGAGGATGGTTTTCACACGTTGTAAGCGAAGATATAGCCGAAGGAGTCAGGTACTCAATGCGGTACCTCCGCCCAGACCTACTAGTCGTCGGAGAAATAATGGCCGAGGACTTCTGGAGCCTCCTCGAGCCATCGAGAGCAGGCATCCCGACACTAACTACCTTCCATGCTCCCTCGGTCGAAAAAGCCGTAAGAACTCTCAGCGACGCGCTACAGGTACATCTCAAGGGCTCTCCAAACGTCTACACATACCTCGACATAATAGTAAACACAAAAAAACTTGTGACCATTGACGGTGTAAAAAGATTCGTAAACGCGATATACATCTCAGACGGACAGAGAATACTACCAATATACCTCGACGGCCAACCAGTCGACGACAAACTACTCGAAAAAGCACTCCCAGACAAACTCTACATAGGCGACACAAAACAAGTAGAAGAAACCCTCCTCAGGCACCTCGTAAAAACCCACGTAGACAACAGAGTCCAAGCAAAGGTCACATAG
- a CDS encoding DEAD/DEAH box helicase: MNPEEFFRKAGLKPRPLQLEAAKQLAEMIDTGSVGFQAPTGFGKTITVLAAISLADAFPVTWRVRTFDIAKRVSDDCALLGLPFYIAAGREKLCPLKEEYKSNTYYFCRFLKFKCPFFKGLSSIKPENIFSVDYDQLLRKLKGTEICPYYAQLYQQAHVYIIPYSLGLSFDVNLEVIDEAHNMVLDVYSIPEAKLREALAELDIHYEPTGDLIQQAFIETAQMKIVELLEQGKMPLIAGRVIAMLARGTFIWREEGEIHILKFIRPRKRTIFVSATLEPLQKIYNIPVLEIPVQRKPEALIATWMTTRFHEWDYKMAKEYNDLIFLLRKHFQRIVVFATKRVARSLRADYVEEAPSDWKGVFLLFSRGKKGEGVNIESEVVVVAGAPYLPPFIHVEKLGLTHDDVATITTIQNIGRTLRHPENNPLIILADDRFRKLKPTLDRYYTNIETDDLHSLDKAIQKYKASHPS; encoded by the coding sequence TTGAACCCGGAAGAGTTCTTCAGAAAAGCAGGACTAAAACCAAGACCACTACAGCTAGAAGCAGCCAAACAGCTCGCCGAAATGATCGACACAGGTTCAGTAGGCTTCCAGGCTCCCACCGGTTTCGGAAAAACAATTACAGTTCTAGCCGCGATATCACTTGCAGACGCGTTTCCAGTAACTTGGAGAGTCCGAACATTCGACATAGCGAAACGGGTCTCTGATGACTGCGCGCTCTTAGGACTTCCATTCTATATAGCTGCTGGACGCGAAAAACTCTGTCCTCTAAAAGAAGAATATAAATCAAACACCTACTATTTTTGCAGGTTTCTAAAATTTAAGTGTCCATTCTTTAAAGGTTTGTCAAGTATCAAACCAGAAAACATTTTTAGTGTCGACTATGACCAGTTGTTAAGAAAGCTAAAGGGCACAGAGATTTGTCCTTACTATGCTCAGCTCTATCAGCAAGCTCACGTCTACATTATTCCCTATAGTCTAGGTTTGTCATTCGACGTCAACTTAGAGGTAATTGATGAGGCACATAATATGGTACTTGATGTTTATAGTATTCCTGAGGCAAAACTTAGAGAAGCCTTAGCTGAATTGGATATTCACTACGAACCCACAGGAGACCTAATCCAGCAAGCATTCATTGAGACTGCCCAGATGAAGATCGTAGAGCTACTCGAACAGGGAAAAATGCCACTCATTGCGGGAAGAGTAATAGCAATGCTTGCCAGGGGAACCTTTATTTGGCGAGAGGAGGGAGAGATACACATTCTGAAATTTATTCGACCAAGGAAAAGAACGATTTTCGTAAGTGCAACACTAGAACCTTTACAAAAAATATACAATATACCTGTTTTAGAAATACCTGTTCAGAGAAAACCAGAAGCACTCATTGCAACGTGGATGACGACTAGATTTCATGAATGGGACTATAAGATGGCTAAGGAATATAATGATTTGATTTTTCTCCTCAGAAAACATTTCCAAAGAATAGTTGTATTTGCTACTAAAAGAGTAGCTCGTAGCCTAAGGGCGGACTACGTGGAAGAAGCCCCCAGTGATTGGAAAGGTGTATTTCTACTTTTTTCCCGTGGTAAAAAAGGTGAAGGAGTAAATATAGAATCAGAAGTTGTTGTCGTAGCAGGAGCCCCATATCTTCCACCTTTTATACACGTAGAGAAACTTGGTTTAACTCATGATGATGTGGCAACAATCACGACGATACAGAATATTGGGCGCACCTTAAGGCATCCTGAAAACAACCCTTTGATCATACTAGCTGACGATCGTTTTCGAAAACTGAAACCCACACTAGATAGATACTATACAAACATAGAGACGGATGATCTACACTCGTTAGATAAAGCGATACAAAAATACAAAGCTTCCCATCCAAGCTAA
- a CDS encoding ribosomal protein L13e: protein MSGQEPLQTPTPTVNTVKLRIYGGVPPRETKIGKGFSIGEINALGLTVKEARLLGIRVDTRRKTTHEENINLLRAWLAKLKEHLEAGGAPPKPAFALTLQAKPDPGRVFKGKTMSGRKMRGLLAIKYRHTHHRKWKKKQLERIHKRRHEATRHKGGD from the coding sequence ATGTCCGGACAAGAACCTCTACAGACACCTACACCCACAGTAAACACAGTAAAGCTAAGAATATATGGAGGCGTTCCACCGCGTGAAACTAAGATTGGAAAAGGATTCAGCATTGGCGAGATAAACGCTTTAGGGCTCACAGTGAAAGAGGCTAGACTCCTTGGCATACGTGTCGACACACGCAGGAAAACCACACACGAAGAAAACATAAACTTGCTCCGAGCCTGGCTGGCAAAACTAAAAGAGCACCTGGAGGCTGGAGGAGCCCCGCCGAAGCCGGCATTCGCGTTAACCCTCCAGGCAAAGCCAGACCCTGGCAGGGTCTTCAAGGGAAAAACCATGTCCGGCAGAAAAATGCGTGGCCTATTGGCCATAAAATATAGACATACTCACCACAGAAAATGGAAGAAAAAACAGCTTGAAAGAATACATAAAAGAAGACACGAAGCTACAAGGCACAAGGGAGGAGACTAA
- a CDS encoding TFIIB-type zinc finger domain-containing protein: MASKKDATGTTASNTDYGEKPKCSICGSTDVVAKIEGKYYCFRCGSKIVLEHSTKIVREYVEKYITE; the protein is encoded by the coding sequence ATGGCCTCGAAAAAAGATGCAACAGGCACTACAGCGTCTAACACGGATTATGGTGAAAAGCCAAAGTGCAGTATATGTGGGAGTACAGATGTTGTGGCAAAGATCGAGGGCAAATACTATTGCTTTAGATGTGGCTCAAAAATTGTTCTAGAGCATTCGACCAAGATTGTTAGGGAATATGTCGAGAAATATATAACTGAATAG
- a CDS encoding LSM domain-containing protein, translating into MTTQPKTMKGIRYMQPLDYLKNYTGKNVFVKLKDGTEYSGKLRLTDNAMNLVMDETKMVTELNKLVAQLGTVFIRGSNLLFVSIEPEKVTFFEQNQQQQTQPQEESKDLNDDE; encoded by the coding sequence ATGACAACACAACCCAAAACTATGAAGGGAATAAGGTACATGCAGCCCCTAGACTACCTTAAAAACTATACTGGCAAGAACGTCTTCGTAAAGCTCAAGGATGGAACGGAGTATTCAGGGAAACTACGCCTAACAGACAACGCGATGAACCTAGTGATGGACGAGACCAAAATGGTTACAGAACTCAACAAGCTAGTGGCACAGCTAGGAACGGTCTTTATTAGGGGGAGCAACCTATTGTTTGTCTCCATCGAGCCTGAAAAGGTTACGTTCTTTGAGCAGAATCAGCAGCAACAGACTCAGCCGCAGGAAGAATCAAAAGACCTAAATGATGACGAGTAA